The DNA region TTCTGGCTACCACCTAATTTTGAATAATTTGGGATTTGGAATTCAATCACGCAGTGATTCCGGAATGGATTGGGATAGACCTCAAGCGAAAGATTCCCTGAATCAAAAGGCATCGTCTCCTTATCCTGCGGTCCACCTGGAACCAATGGTAAAACACTTTGATAAGTGCAAACACGATATAACGGCAAATACGGATGCCGGCTAAGCCAACGCTCGTTACCCTCAGCATAGGTAATCA from candidate division WOR-3 bacterium includes:
- a CDS encoding T9SS type A sorting domain-containing protein, with translation ITYAEGNERWLSRHPYLPLYRVCTYQSVLPLVPGGPQDKETMPFDSGNLSLEVYPNPFRNHCVIEFQIPNYSKLGGSQKPITSIKIFDISGRLVKQFNHLTNYQSSTLWDGDDDLGRKLPPGVYFIRLDAGDFIHIEKAILLK